From Actinopolymorpha cephalotaxi, one genomic window encodes:
- a CDS encoding spermidine synthase, with protein MPDRRPPARTRRATNRGPADSAQSAVPAGTHPIDTGEVTLTADPGDPGGWFVIVNGVPSSYVHLGDPTRLDFEYVRWTGDILDHLPPGPLRVAHLGGAGCTLARYVTATRPGSRQVVFEIDGALVDLVREGFGLVRGRGIGVRIGDARAGLASLRDGSQDVVIRDAFTGNRVPEHLTTLEFAHDLVRVLDPSGVYVANVADRTEQRHARAEAATLREVFAHVALIAEPSQLRGRRYGNVLLLASNADLPLDGLTRRLASGAVRARLVLPDRVAELVAGLRPLRDPAEPDDGRPRGRTEDTSA; from the coding sequence GTGCCCGACCGCCGACCACCCGCCCGGACCCGGCGGGCCACCAACCGCGGCCCCGCCGATTCCGCACAGTCCGCCGTACCCGCCGGAACCCACCCCATCGACACCGGCGAGGTCACCCTCACCGCCGACCCGGGCGACCCGGGTGGGTGGTTCGTGATCGTCAACGGCGTCCCGAGCTCCTACGTCCATCTCGGCGACCCGACCCGGCTGGACTTCGAGTACGTCCGCTGGACCGGCGACATCCTCGACCACCTGCCTCCCGGTCCGCTGCGGGTCGCGCACCTCGGCGGCGCCGGCTGCACCCTCGCCCGCTACGTCACCGCCACCCGGCCGGGCTCACGGCAGGTGGTGTTCGAGATCGACGGGGCTCTGGTCGACCTGGTGCGGGAGGGCTTCGGTCTGGTACGCGGCCGCGGCATCGGTGTCCGCATCGGTGACGCCCGCGCCGGCCTGGCGTCACTGCGCGACGGCTCCCAGGACGTGGTGATCCGGGACGCGTTCACCGGAAACCGGGTGCCGGAACACCTGACCACCCTGGAGTTCGCGCACGACCTGGTGCGGGTGCTGGACCCATCGGGGGTGTACGTCGCCAACGTCGCCGACCGCACCGAGCAACGCCACGCCCGCGCGGAGGCGGCCACCCTACGGGAGGTGTTCGCGCACGTGGCGCTGATCGCCGAGCCGTCGCAGCTACGCGGCCGCAGGTACGGCAACGTGCTGCTGCTGGCCTCCAACGCCGACCTGCCGCTGGACGGGCTGACCCGCCGGCTCGCCTCCGGTGCGGTCCGGGCCCGGCTGGTGCTGCCGGACCGGGTGGCCGAACTCGTGGCCGGTCTGCGGCCGCTGCGCGACCCGGCCGAACCCGACGACGGGCGGCCGCGAGGACGTACCGAGGACACGTCGGCATGA
- a CDS encoding arginase family protein: protein MGRICVLDAPSNLGLAMPSPGVVPGCHKLAGALRDNGLVTRSRATDVGCVVAPRYDAAGWEPGDGVINAAAIADFTRRLADRVSVRLAGGDFLVVLGGDCSILLGPALALRRHGRYGLVFVDGHSDFRHLGGNADYVGAAAGEDLALVTGRGQDDLADIDGLAPYVHDRDAVVLGIRDNDVHLTELADLGIPVRTALAIRAEGARRIASQTVRYLRELDGFWVHVDADVLDPLVMPAVDSPCPGGLEHSELAALLGPMLADPRCRGLDVTVFDPDLDPGGTLAARFTETMVEALAGRAQAQD from the coding sequence ATGGGCAGGATCTGCGTCCTGGACGCGCCGTCCAACCTCGGTCTGGCGATGCCCTCGCCCGGTGTCGTGCCCGGCTGCCACAAGCTGGCCGGTGCCCTGCGCGACAACGGCCTGGTGACCCGCAGCCGCGCCACCGACGTCGGCTGTGTCGTTGCGCCGCGCTACGACGCCGCGGGCTGGGAGCCCGGCGACGGAGTGATCAACGCCGCCGCCATCGCCGACTTCACCCGCCGGCTGGCCGACCGGGTGAGCGTACGACTGGCCGGCGGCGACTTCCTCGTGGTGCTCGGCGGTGACTGCAGCATCCTGCTCGGTCCCGCGCTCGCCCTGCGCCGGCACGGCCGGTACGGCCTGGTGTTCGTCGACGGCCACTCCGACTTCCGCCACCTGGGCGGCAACGCGGACTACGTGGGTGCCGCGGCGGGGGAGGACCTCGCGCTGGTGACCGGGCGGGGGCAGGACGACCTGGCCGACATCGACGGCCTGGCTCCGTACGTCCACGACCGGGACGCCGTGGTGCTCGGGATCCGGGACAACGACGTCCACCTCACCGAGCTTGCCGACCTCGGCATTCCGGTCCGAACCGCCCTTGCCATCCGGGCCGAGGGCGCCCGCCGGATCGCCAGCCAGACGGTGCGCTACCTCCGCGAACTCGACGGCTTCTGGGTGCACGTGGACGCCGACGTCCTCGACCCCCTGGTGATGCCGGCGGTCGACTCGCCCTGCCCGGGCGGGCTGGAACACTCCGAGCTCGCCGCGCTGCTCGGTCCGATGCTGGCCGACCCACGCTGCCGCGGCCTGGACGTCACCGTCTTCGACCCCGACCTCGACCCCGGCGGCACTCTCGCCGCCCGGTTCACCGAGACGATGGTGGAGGCGCTGGCGGGCCGGGCACAGGCGCAGGACTGA